One window from the genome of Oryza glaberrima chromosome 3, OglaRS2, whole genome shotgun sequence encodes:
- the LOC127768936 gene encoding uncharacterized protein LOC127768936 isoform X3 gives MPTASCLRPPLPHSSASAARGLRVPLPPPPPPQQQQLFQAALRLPRRRFAGVGVVAASASPFDELYARGRPAHGSSKKSILWNLIQDIEPLDLSVIQKDVPPETVDEMKRTISGMLGLLPSDQFRVVVEALWNPFFKLLVSSIMTGYTLRNAEYRLSFERNLELSEEDFEGQNRDISLDNHHNINLGSPVTIFRLSEEDLLQDSEKNDEELPCETVGEDLGNLTPQAEDYIIQLQSRLDAMKKELHDLRRKNSTLQMQQFVGEEKNDLLDYLRSLTPEKVAELSESTSPGVQEAIHSVVHGLLATLSPKIHSKASPPLGNASGGALNLGGEDDDCAELVENASLPFQPLISVPRDCLARLLFWCMLLGHYIRGLEYRLELAQLLRISTDVESSPSGDDLVV, from the exons ATGCCGACCGCCTCCTgcctccgcccgccgctgccccactcctccgcctcggcggcgcgggggctCCGCGTgcccctccctccgccgccgccgccgcagcagcagcagctgttcCAGGCGGCGCTGCGGCTGCCGCGCAGGAGGTTCGCCGGGGTAGGGGTCGTGGCGGCATCCGCGTCGCCCTTCGACGAGCTCTACGCGCGGGGGAGGCCCGCCCATGGCTCCTCCAAG AAATCTATCCTATGGAACTTGATCCAAGACATAGAGCCATTGGATCTAAGTGTTATTCAGAAAGATGTTCCTCCTGAAACAGTTGATGAAATGAAGAGGACTATCTCTGGCATGTTGGGTCTGCTTCCATCAGATCAGTTCCGTGTTGTTGTAGAAGCCCTTTGGAATCCCTTCTTCAAGTTGTTGGTATCTTCAATTATGACCGG GTATACTCTGCGTAATGCTGAGTACAGGCTCTCTTTTGAAAGAAACCTAGAGCTTTCAGAAGAAGATTTTGAAGGTCAAAACAGAGATATCTCTCTGGACAACCATCATAACATCAATTTGGGTAGCCCTGTCACAATTTTCAGATTATCTGAAGAAGACTTGCTACAAGACTCTGAAAAAAACGATGAAGAATTACCGTGTGAAACTGTGGGGGAAGATCTTGGTAACTTGACACCTCAAGCGGAAGATTACATAATCCAATTGCAGTCACGATTGGATGCCATGAAAAAG gagTTACATGATCTTAGGAGGAAAAATTCTACCCTGCAAATGCAGCAGTTCGtcggagaagaaaaaaatgatttgctGGACTATCTAAGATCACTAACACCAGAAAAG GTTGCTGAACTCTCAGAGTCTACCTCTCCCGGAGTGCAAGAGGCTATTCACTCTGTGGTGCATGGTTTGCTTGCTACTCTTTCTCCCAAGATACACTCGAAGGCCTCTCCTCCACTAGGTAATGCTTCTGGGGGTGCACTGAATCTTGGGGGTGAGGATGATGACTGTGCAGAGCTTGTGGAGAATGCATCCCTACCTTTTCAGCCTCTAATATCTGTTCCCCGTGATTGCCTTGCACGTTTACTATTCTG GTGCATGTTGTTGGGGCACTACATCCGAGGTCTGGAGTACAGGTTAGAACTGGCACAGCTTCTGAGGATATCTACTGATGTGGAGTCTTCCCCTAGTGGTGACGATCTTGTCGTTTGA
- the LOC127768937 gene encoding protein synthesis inhibitor I-like, producing MEGAQYQNNPTHHKITSMPRIPKKIQVIVIWLLVFMPSTITSQEWSNPAHCTELDPRTGGYLSYSRDFDTGVDYFRRCRMMYHTVLDEQHLGEKPLAWHFTNLIGQSGDSTRLAFRNDNLYLVGFRNKQDKWYTFKDEDHLIPGSTPLGFRGNYASLGPQETGWKNLVGVQVGRKALMEAADILSNYDPDVTKEEDLKVALLRVLVMIPEAQRFFAVRKLVYNSWENGGVIDEDTAKLVVNWRRVCCALLIWNKTGRGRWDSEEAIELRRIGVRDPTQALNTVDTMLLPNRCSVMGYFEYLPRNTNI from the exons ATGGAAGGTGCACAGTATCAAAATAATCCTACGCATCACAAGATTACCAG CATGCCCCGCATCCCAAAGAAAATACAAGTGATAGTCATATGGCTGCTTGTTTTCATGCCTTCGACCATAACATCCCA GGAATGGTCCAACCCCGCACACTGTACCGAATTGGATCCAAGAACCGGAGGCTACCTCTCGTACTCAAGAGATTTTGACACTGGCGTCGATTATTTTAGGAGATGCCGCATGATGTACCACACCGTTCTTGACGAGCAGCATCTCGGGGAAAAGCCACTAGCATGGCACTTCACCAATCTCATCGGACAAAGTGGAGACTCCACAAGGTTAGCATTTCGCAACGACAACCTCTACCTTGTGGGCTTCCGGAATAAACAGGACAAATGGTACACGTTTAAAGATGAGGACCACCTGATTCCTGGTTCAACACCTCTTGGGTTCAGAGGCAATTATGCCTCCCTTGGTCCCCAAGAAACTGGATGGAAGAATCTTGTTGGAGTACAAGTTGGTAGAAAAGCTCTGATGGAAGCAGCGGACATCTTATCTAATTATGATCCGGATGTTACAAAGGAGGAGGACCTCAAGGTTGCACTTTTGAGGGTCCTTGTAATGATTCCTGAGGCCCAGAGATTCTTTGCCGTTCGCAAACTGGTATACAACTCATGGGAAAATGGGGGAGTGATAGATGAAGACACTGCCAAATTAGTGGTGAACTGGAGGAGAGTATGCTGTGCATTGTTGATTTGGAACAAGACGGGTCGTGGGAGATGGGACAGCGAGGAAGCTATTGAACTAAGAAGAATAGGTGTAAGGGACCCGACGCAAGCACTCAATACAGTTGATACCATGCTTTTACCCAATAGATGTTCCGTTATGGGTTATTTTGAGTACCTTCCAagaaatacaaatatataa